In Chryseobacterium sp., the genomic window TCAACGGGCTTTGCATTGCTTGTAGCGCGACTATCAATGGCGGAACCAATTATATAGAAATACCACCGGCAACGGATACAGCATTTTTTACGATAAACTTTACCGGAGTGTTGGGGCTTGGCAACAGTGTATCTTTCTCAGGTATTAATGTACAACTGCAGATAAGCGGTGTTTCTGTAACAATTCCTGCGACAACATACAGCTCACAAATAGTTTTCACAATAGGTCCGAATTAAAATCTTTTTAAGGCAGTCTGTAGGGAAAATGGTGCAGCATTAAGGCCGGCTTAACCTTTCAGATGTTTACGCAGACTGACATTGAATTTAGAATATAAGCTGTTTTGGCATTCATCAATCTACAGTTATAATTAAGCAGAGTGCTGTATCAGGAATATAACAACAACTCCTTTTCAAGGTTTGAAAATGAGTTGTTGTTAAGGGATCTTTGCCTGTTAATGTTTGGCCCACCAAAGGGGGGTTAATACAGCATCTTCTCCTCCCAGGAGTTGTACCGCTTTATCATATCCCGGCTGATCAGTATTCCTGAATGTGCTTGGATATCTCAATCTTTGAGGGAAATTTTTAATAGAATTGGCCATATAATTTCCTGATGTCAGATTGGGTAAATTGACCAATGGAGTTTCTATTGCAGGATTTTCAAAGAACGGTAATCCAAGTCTTCTTTGATCGCTCCAGGACTCTAAGGGAAGCCACGGCATATTTGCAATATATTTCTGCGTAATGATCTTTGTCAATTTATCATTTTTCACAGACCCATTCTTATATATAGTATTAACAGGATATTTAATGTCTACAGAAACCAGATTACCGTTTGCAGGATCTTTATATTTCATAGTATGACTTGCTCCCGGCTCTGTTATATGAGAATAGGAAACCGAAGTCCCGTCCCTGTTGTATTCTGTGGAAGCAATATATGAGCCGTAGAACTGGGCTACTCCGTTATAAGTAAAACTGTCCTGTATTCCTTTATTATAAGCTGCTTCATCACTCATTGGTACTGACCATCCCTTCAGGGCTGCTTCAGCCATCAGGAAATAGGTTTCCCAGCTGGCAAAGAATATCCTTGAGTTTTTACCTTCTCTGTACTGCTTACCTAGCGCAGGCATACATCCTACTACATTTCTTAAGCCGTTCCGCTGTCCCTTTACTCCCCAGTTGCCGATCGTATAAGCATTCCATGTATTTACTGTATTAATGGTAATTTTAGAATTATCTGCAAAAGTAAGATCACCATGATTCGTAGTAGCCTGGTTGGTATAGGTTGGATAGAGAGAATACACGGGGCTAGTCAGATCTCCGGGAATATAGAATGTTTTATATGCTCTCGGATCAATCTTATTGGGAAGCCCGTCCAGCCAATATCCGGCACTTGGATCATTGGTCAGCGTTGTAAACTGTTCATTATATTTTATTCCGATATAATCTGAAGTTTTTACCGCCGTATGCTGGGCTGCAGGCAGCTGATCCGTTGAACTGATCCCTCCAAGCCCAATATACATATTGTTAAGTGTTGCCGATAAAATCTGAGCGTTCCATTCTCTGGACATGACTCCGGATAAAGGATTCCAGCCTGTGCTTTCGGCTACTGTAAAATTATCTGCACTTGCTCCGATAAACATATTGGAATTGGCGGCAGCTTCAAATTCTGTTTTTGCTTTGGCCGGATCCACTTCTGAAATTCTCATCGCCACTCTCATCCTCATAGAATTGGCATATTTTACCCATTTGCCCCAGTTGAAGCCATATGCCATATCATAAGCATTAGGGTTACTCGGAGGAGCCTGATTGGTATCCATTTTAGAAACGGCATCTTTCAACTCGTCTAAAATATAATAATACACTTCTTTTTCAGAATTAAAAACAGGGTTATGTCCCTGAAATGCATAAATAGGCTGCGGTCCAAAATTGTCGGAGAATTCACTCATTAAATAAGCCCGCCAAATTCTGGAAACCTGAATAAGATTATCATAATAAGGTTTGTTTTGGCCAAGAGCCTTTTTTTGATTGGCTACTTCAATCGCAGCATTCGCATTATTCAGCCATTCGGAAATATATTTCCAATATTCAGAAGTCCAGGAATCATCATAGGTTCCGCCGGCAATTCCTGTGGTCAGATGCTGCCTGGCTGCAGTTTTCCAGTACAGAACAAAAACACGCTCCGCAATATTCGGATCCTGCTGAGCTCCTAAAATAGAATTATTTAAGAAATATTCCGGTTCAGATTTATTAATATCAACCGCAAATGGGTCATTATTAATATCTTCAAAATCATTGCACGCAGTACAAACTGTTACCAATGCGATACAAGATAAAATATATTTTTTCATAATAGTAATGGGGTGTTTAAAAGCCTAATGTAATCGTAAATAAATAGGATCTCGTGGTAGGGAAGGCCAGATTCTCAAACCCTACAGCATTAGAATTGATCGCAAATACAGATTCAGGATCTATCCCTTTTGCCTTACTGTAAATCATCCATACATTATTGGCGGTGAAAGAGACTTTAGCACTCTGCAGTGCCAGTTTCTGAAAAATACTTTTAGGGAAACTATAAGAAACCTGAACATTTCTTAGCCTGATATTGGTAGCATCATAAATATTCTGTTCTGTAATTCCTAGATTTCCGGCCGTCACAGCAGCCCAATAATCCTGTTGTGTAATTTCCTTTGTATTGGAGGTATACCCTCCATTCTGTTGTACCACCGCATCCACTACAAAATTATCACGTCTTCCTCCCGGAGCAGTGTCAGCAGCAAGGCCGGCCCGCTGTAATGCCAGCTGGGTAGATGAAAAGAATTTTCCTCCGATTCTACCATCGATCAGAAAAGACAGCCCGAAGTTTTTATACACGAAACTATTGGTAAATCCAAATAAAGCCCTTGGGGTCTGATCTCCTAGATAATGCTGATCAGGTGTTGCCTGAGGCAATCCGTTTTGTCCTACGATAAGTTTTCCGAAGTAAGGACTGTTGGGGTCTTCCACTCTTAAAAATTTGGTTCCGTAAATCGCTCCATAAGGTTTTCCTACTTCCGTAAAAAAGGCTACGTTATCAAAACCTCCGATAGGATATTTTAAAACATTACCGTCAATCTCATCGATCACGCTTTTTAATTTTGAAAAGTTAGCGTTCACATTCCAGGTAAAACTCTCATTCCTGAAAACATCTGAATTCAAAACAAATTCAAATCCACTGTTATGAAGTCCTCCGGAGCTTATTTTCGCTTTTTCATACCCGGAAAGAGGGTTCATGGGCAGATCTATTAACTGCCCTGTGGCGTTATTGTTAAAATAACTTACATCTAAAGAAATTCTGTTAAAAAATTTAAGGTCTGCCCCCACTTCAAATGTCTTCAGTTTCTCTGCTTTTAAATTGGCATTATAAAGAATTTTTTTTCTGCTTAGGGTAATATGTCCATTAGGATCTGTAGAAAGGCTGTAATTGTTATAGAGCTCATAAGGATCCAAAGCATTTCCTGTTACCGCATAAGCCGCACGTAATTTCGCGAAGGTCAATATTTTGGAGCTTGATCCATTGAGCTTATTCAACATATCAGTTAACACTAAAGATGAGCTGATGGAATTATAGATATAAGATCTGTTTTCAAGGCTTAAGGTTGAAGACCAGTCTGTCCTTGTTGTAGCATTAATGAACCAGTATCCATCATAATTAATTTCAGCAGCAGCAAAAACCGAATTGATTTTTTTCCAGAAGTCTACTTCTGTATTGGCAGCCGCAGCAATATCACTCGTATTTTTTACATTGAATGCATTGGGAATGATGAGATTCTGAGTAGAGAAATACATTGCCTTGGTTCTGGTTTCCATCATTTGACCATATACAGAAATAGAACCGCCCCATTTACCGAACAGATTATCTTTCTTAGCAGTAAGGCTTGCTATATAATTATTTTCATAAAATTTTTCTTCACTGGTAGCGTAAGCATTTCTTCTCGAAGATCCTGTCCATACTCTTGCATCCGCATTCAAAGCATAGAAGTCTGTCCCCAACCTTACATCTCCACTTAGCCAATCATTGAACTGATATTTAAGGTACCCGTTTAATAAAAAACGGTCTTTCTTATCTGCATTAAGGCTGTTGTAGGCAGACCAGTAGGGATTTATACCATTAGGGGTAATCCAACGGGAGGTAGTCTCATTTTGAGTCTGTCCTTCACGGTAATCTCTCACATCAATATTTTGAGGCATCAGAAGAATAGCAGGGTAATAATTACCATCTCCCTGCCCGCCGGATGGACGGTTCTTAGCCTTTGTACTAATGTATTGGGCCTTCATTTCTGCGGTCCATCTTTTATTGGCTCCAAAAGTAGAGTTCATCTTAGCCATAAAATTGAACCGCTCATAGTTTGAGTTCGGGATCTGGCTATTGTCATTCAAATAACCGGCAGAAGTGTATAAACTGGTCCCTTCCCCTAAATTTCCCTGAAAACTCAGATTATGCTGTGAATTGATTCCGGTTTTGAAAAAACTGTCTATATTATCGTATCTTTTCATTGATTCGGTAAAAGCCGGTCCCCATGAAGTCGTGTTATCACTGTTTTCCGGATTAGGCAGCCCGTTGCTTCCCTGGGTAAAATTACGCTGCATATCAGGTTTCATAAAAATAGTTTCAAAACCTAAACTGGTAGAATATGAGATCCCTATTCCCCCTTTTTTCTTTCCGCTTTTGGTGGTGATCAAAATAACACCATTTCCTCCCCTTGATCCATACAGAGCCGATGCAGCCCCTCCCTTAAGTACAGAAACACTTTCTATATCTTCAGAGTTGAGGTCACTTAAACCATTCCCCATATCCAAATCCGGATTCCAAAAGTCATTATTAAAGACCCCATCATTCTGCTTAGGCTTTGACCCTAAGCTGTTACTTAATGGAACTCCATCTACCACAATAAGCGGCTGGTTATCACCTTTAAAAGAGTTAAACCCTCTAAGGTTGATTTTTGAGGAAGATCCCGGTCCGAAACCTGCTTTGATGACCTGAAGCCCTGCAACCTTACCCACTAAGGCATTGGTTACGTTTGTTTCTTTAGCATCCACAAGAGTTTGGCCTTTTACATCTTGGAAAGAATATCCCAAGGCTTTCTTCTCCTTTTTAACACCGTAGGCGGTTACAACAATTTCATCAATTTTAGAAGCTTTAATGGAATCCTTGGTTTGTGCGTAGATACCATTAAGACAAAAAAACACAGATGGGAGAAGTCCAATCTTAATTATTGTTCTGTTCATATTATACATTATGATTTAAAACAAATATAATATTTTAACAGTATTTAATAATATACTTATAAAAAATAAACATAAATACCAAAAACAATCTTGATACATTGAGAGTTAAGTGAAAAAAGTTTAACTTAATTAACTGGTAAATGTCAAAAACCTAAAGTCTATGAATGACAAAAAATCATCCTACCACACGAAATAGAAACCTAAAATAAATTCTCATACCGAAAGTAAGTGGGATTCTCCACATAGTTAAATTTATTTTATGAGCTTAATCCCGCTATCCACTCTTACTCCTCGCGCCCCATCAACACTTTGCCTGCTGCGGGGTAACCGTTTCTATCGGGGCTAGGATGGGCGTAGATATCCGAAATAATAAGTGGTGATAGAAGAGAAAATAATTGAAGTATAGATCTCAGATTTCAGATCTCAGATATCAGATTCTGGATTATAAATGATCAATAATGGGGAATAAAGGATAAGTAATGCGTGATGGATTAAAATGCAGGCTTGCATGTTTCAATAGGGACGGGCTTTAGCCCGTTCTCAAAGAGAGCGCTGCCCTATGGCTTTAGCCTAAACGTATCGCAATCGGGTAACGGATACGTAAGGTATATAACAAAAAAAACCTTTATCGTTATGATAAAGGTTTTTTAAAAATAAAATAAAAACTGGCGGCGGCCTACTCTCCCGCGTTAGCAGTACCATCGGCGCTGGTGGGCTTAACTTCTGTGTTCGGAATGGGAACAGGTGAGCCCCACCGCTAAAACCACCCTAAAGAAGGTATATAAGATATCAGAGCATAGATTTCAGATATCAGACTTAATGTCTGTCATCTGATGTCTTTTATCTGACATCTGGTTTAATCGATAAAAACTTTCACAAAGACAAAACCTTCGTTGCGCATAAAGCACTTGGTTTATAAAAGCAACCATAGACTATAAATCTACGGGTAATTAGTACTACTCGGCTATGACATTACTGTCTTTACACCTGTAGCCTATCAACGTCGTCATCTACAACGACCCTTAAAAGATGTCTCATCTTGAGGCGAGTTTCGCACTTATATGCTTTCAGTGCTTATCTCTTCCAAACGTAGCTACTCAGCGGTGCACCTGGCGGTACAACTGATACACCAGAGGTTTGTTCAATTCGGTCCTCTCGTACTAGAATCAAGCCCTCTCAAACATCTAACGCCCGCAATAGATAGAGACCGAACTGTCTCACGACGTTCTGAACCCAGCTCGCGTGCCACTTTAATGGGCGAACAGCCCAACCCTTGGGACCTTCTCCAGCCCCAGGATGTGACGAGCCGACATCGAGGTGCCGAACCTCCCCGTCGATGTGAGCTCTTGGGGGAGACTAGCCTGTTATCCCCGGAGTACCTTTTATCCTATGAGCGATGGCCCTTCCATACGGAACCACCGGATCACTATGTCCTGCTTTCGCACCTGATCGACTTGTTGGTCTCACAGTCAAGCACCCTTATGCCATTACACTCTGCGCACGGTTACCAAGCGTGCTGAGGGTACCTTTGAAAGCCTCCGTTACTCTTTTGGAGGCGACCACCCCAGTCAAACTACCCACCACGCAATGTCCTTCTAAAAGAAGTTAGGCTCCAAGTAAGTAAAGGGTGGTATTTCAACGTCGGCTCCACAAACACTAGCGTGCATGCTTCTAAGCCTCCCACCTATCCTACACATTACTTACTCAAAGTCAATACGAAGTTATAGTAAAGGTTCACAGGGTCTTTTCGTCCCATTGCGGGTAATCGGCATCTTCACCGATACTACAATTTCACCGAGCTCGTGGCTGAGACAGTGCCCAGATCGTTACACCATTCGTGCAGGTCGGAACTTACCCGACAAGGAATTTCGCTACCTTAGGACCGTTATAGTTACGGCCGCCGTTTACTGGGGCTTCAGTTAATGCCTTCGGTTTAACCCTAAGCACCTTCCTTAACCTTCCAGCACCGGGCAGGTGTCAGACCCTATACAGCATCTTTCGATTTAGCAGAGTCCTGTGTTTTTGATAAACAGTCGCCTGGGCCTCTTCACTGCGGCCACCATTGCTGATGGCGTCTCTTCTTCCGAAGTTACGAGACTATTTTGCCTAGTTCCTTAGCCACGACTCACTCGAGCACCTTAGGATTCTCTCCTCGACCACCTGTGTCGGTTTTGGTACGGGTTGCTTCACTTCGGCTTTTCTTGGAAGCACTTTCCCTACAGCAGCTTCGCCCGAAGGCTAGGCCTTGACTATTCCGTCAGTCTCCAGTAAGTACGGCACTCCGTCCCCCCTTTTTAGTGTGAGCAAGTATGGGAATATTAACCCATTGTCCATCCACTACCCCTTTCGGGTTCGCGTTAGGTCCCGACTAACCCTCAGCTGATTAGCATGGCTGAGGAAGCCTTGGTCTTTCGGTGAGCAGGTTTCTCGCCTGCTTTATCGTTACTTATGCCTACATTTTCTTTTCTATCCGCTCCACAATACCTCACAGTAATGCTTCTGCGCAAATAGAATGCTCTCCTACCAGATATATCTAAAATATAAATCCATAGCTTCGGTAATATGTTTATGCCCGATTATTATCCATGCCGGACCGCTCGACTAGTGAGCTGTTACGCACTCTTTAAATGAATGGCTGCTTCCAAGCCAACATCCTAGCTGTCAATGCAGTCCAACCGCGTTGTTTCAACTTAACATATATTTGGGGACCTTAGCTGTTGGTCTGGGTTCTTTCCCTCTCGGACATGGACCTTAGCACCCATGCCCTCACTGCCGTAGAACATTTATTAGCATTCGGAGTTTGTCAGGAATTGGTAGGCGATGAAACCCCCGCATCCAATCAGTAGCTCTACCTCTAATAAACTTATATACGACGCTGCACCTAAATGCATTTCGGAGAGTACGAGCTATCTCCCAGTTTGATTGGCCTTTCACCCCTACCCACAGGTCATCCGAAGACTTTTCAACGTCAACCGGTTCGGTCCTCCACTCTGTGTTACCAGAGCTTCAACCTGCCCATGGGTAGATCACAAGGTTTCGCGTCTAATCCTACTAACTATACGCCCTATTCAGACTCGCTTTCGCTCCGGCTCCGGTACTTAATACCTTAACCTCGCTAGTAAAATTAACTCGTAGGCTCATTATGCAAAAGGCACGCCGTCACAGCATTACGCTGCTCCGACCGCTTGTAGGCGTACGGTTTCAGGTTCTATTTCACCCTTCTATTCGAAGTGCTTTTCACCTTTCCTTCACAGTACTTGTTCACTATCGGTCTTTCAGGAGTATTTAGCCTTGGAGGATGGTCCCCCCATATTCAGACAGGATTTCACGTGTCCCGCCCTACTCATTTATCACTTAAATATGCCTTTCATATAAGGGGCTATCACCCGCTACGGCTGTTCTTTCCAGAACATTCTATTAAACATATAAAAGCTTTTGGGCTAATCCGCTTTCGCTCGCCACTACTTACGGAATCTCTTCGATTTCTTTTCCTCCGGGTACTTAGATGTTTCAGTTCTCCGGGTTTGCTCCTCTTGCGAGGTGACATGTCTTCAACATGCCGGGTTGCCCCATTCGGATATCTGCGGATCAATTCGTGTGTGCCAATCCCCGCAGCTTTTCGCAGCTTACCACGTCCTTCGTCGCCTCTGAAAGCCTAGGCATCCGCCATACGCCCTTAACGATTTCTTTCCTATTGGTTACTCAAGCGCTTTATGCGCTCGGTTTTCTCTTTGTGATGTCTTTACCGTTAATGTCAATGATCTTAATTCTATTTCTGATTTAATTCGCAAATATTGTTTTTGGCTCTATTTGCTTTTTTAAAAATAAACCATCTATGATGGTGGAGAATAAGGGAGTCGAACCCTTGACCTCCTGCGTGCAAGGCAGGCGCTCTAGCCAGCTGAGCTAATTCCCCCTCTAGTAGACTTCAGATGTCAGATCTTAGATTTCAGACTTTTAAAATCTGAGCTCTAGCATCTTATATCTTCCCGTCTTATAATTAGTAGTCTCGGGCAGGCTCGAACTGCCGACCTCTACATTATCAGTGTAGCGCTCTAACCAGCTGAGCTACGAGACTGTCTGTTAGACTAACAGATTTCAGATATTAGATATCAGACTGATCTTCTTCTTTTATCTTGCCTCTCGTCTCAATCCCTTTTACTAATTTCTAGTGGGTGTTGTATTGTTAATATAACCAACCAAACAAAAAACTAAAGCTTCTCTTTAAGCAAGTACTTGTATCTTGCGATACTAATTTTGTTTATCGTCTAATGACGCTCTAAAATGAGATGTTCCAGCCGCACCTTCCGGTACGGCTACCTTGTTACGACTTAGCCCTAGTTACCTGTTTTACCCTAGGCAGCTCCTGTTACGGTCACCGACTTCAGGTACCCCAGACTTCCATGGCTTGACGGGCGGTGTGTACAAGGCCCGGGAACGTATTCACCGCGCCATGGCTGATGCGCGATTACTAGCGATTCCAGCTTCATAGAGTCGAGTTGCAGACTCCAATCCGAACTGAGACCAGCTTTCGAGATTTGCATCACATCACTGTGTAGC contains:
- a CDS encoding SusD/RagB family nutrient-binding outer membrane lipoprotein, producing MKKYILSCIALVTVCTACNDFEDINNDPFAVDINKSEPEYFLNNSILGAQQDPNIAERVFVLYWKTAARQHLTTGIAGGTYDDSWTSEYWKYISEWLNNANAAIEVANQKKALGQNKPYYDNLIQVSRIWRAYLMSEFSDNFGPQPIYAFQGHNPVFNSEKEVYYYILDELKDAVSKMDTNQAPPSNPNAYDMAYGFNWGKWVKYANSMRMRVAMRISEVDPAKAKTEFEAAANSNMFIGASADNFTVAESTGWNPLSGVMSREWNAQILSATLNNMYIGLGGISSTDQLPAAQHTAVKTSDYIGIKYNEQFTTLTNDPSAGYWLDGLPNKIDPRAYKTFYIPGDLTSPVYSLYPTYTNQATTNHGDLTFADNSKITINTVNTWNAYTIGNWGVKGQRNGLRNVVGCMPALGKQYREGKNSRIFFASWETYFLMAEAALKGWSVPMSDEAAYNKGIQDSFTYNGVAQFYGSYIASTEYNRDGTSVSYSHITEPGASHTMKYKDPANGNLVSVDIKYPVNTIYKNGSVKNDKLTKIITQKYIANMPWLPLESWSDQRRLGLPFFENPAIETPLVNLPNLTSGNYMANSIKNFPQRLRYPSTFRNTDQPGYDKAVQLLGGEDAVLTPLWWAKH
- a CDS encoding SusC/RagA family TonB-linked outer membrane protein gives rise to the protein MNRTIIKIGLLPSVFFCLNGIYAQTKDSIKASKIDEIVVTAYGVKKEKKALGYSFQDVKGQTLVDAKETNVTNALVGKVAGLQVIKAGFGPGSSSKINLRGFNSFKGDNQPLIVVDGVPLSNSLGSKPKQNDGVFNNDFWNPDLDMGNGLSDLNSEDIESVSVLKGGAASALYGSRGGNGVILITTKSGKKKGGIGISYSTSLGFETIFMKPDMQRNFTQGSNGLPNPENSDNTTSWGPAFTESMKRYDNIDSFFKTGINSQHNLSFQGNLGEGTSLYTSAGYLNDNSQIPNSNYERFNFMAKMNSTFGANKRWTAEMKAQYISTKAKNRPSGGQGDGNYYPAILLMPQNIDVRDYREGQTQNETTSRWITPNGINPYWSAYNSLNADKKDRFLLNGYLKYQFNDWLSGDVRLGTDFYALNADARVWTGSSRRNAYATSEEKFYENNYIASLTAKKDNLFGKWGGSISVYGQMMETRTKAMYFSTQNLIIPNAFNVKNTSDIAAAANTEVDFWKKINSVFAAAEINYDGYWFINATTRTDWSSTLSLENRSYIYNSISSSLVLTDMLNKLNGSSSKILTFAKLRAAYAVTGNALDPYELYNNYSLSTDPNGHITLSRKKILYNANLKAEKLKTFEVGADLKFFNRISLDVSYFNNNATGQLIDLPMNPLSGYEKAKISSGGLHNSGFEFVLNSDVFRNESFTWNVNANFSKLKSVIDEIDGNVLKYPIGGFDNVAFFTEVGKPYGAIYGTKFLRVEDPNSPYFGKLIVGQNGLPQATPDQHYLGDQTPRALFGFTNSFVYKNFGLSFLIDGRIGGKFFSSTQLALQRAGLAADTAPGGRRDNFVVDAVVQQNGGYTSNTKEITQQDYWAAVTAGNLGITEQNIYDATNIRLRNVQVSYSFPKSIFQKLALQSAKVSFTANNVWMIYSKAKGIDPESVFAINSNAVGFENLAFPTTRSYLFTITLGF